From Apus apus isolate bApuApu2 chromosome 13, bApuApu2.pri.cur, whole genome shotgun sequence, a single genomic window includes:
- the CREBRF gene encoding CREB3 regulatory factor isoform X3: MPQDREMDYQQSSRDNLLSMEDCKDLENLESFTDILDKEVALTSKWEQWDTYCEDLTKYTKLTSCDIWGTKEVDYLGLDDFSSPYQDEEVISKTPTLAQLNSEDSQPVSDSLYYPDLLFSVKQSPLNTLLPGKKIATRAAAPVCSSKNVQAEAPLSDCVQKAGKPATQPASSTQIVVKTNVYSNEKVNIHVECKDYVKKAKVKINPLPQSRPVLSQTHADAAKENTCYCGAVAKRQERKGMESPHNHSTPPVLPFKDTQELLLGPPQETSGLIVGESSLSASTSVSDSSQKKEEHNYSLFVTDSLGEQSAKGDPEEDEDDEDDIEDEDHDEGFGSEHELSENDDEEDYEDDKDDDISDTFSEPAVTLSGSSKDTEFLSSACRNGALTTEIRTNLHLEGYENDSVEDLKEITAISSRKRGKRRYFWEYSEQLTPSQQERMLRPSEWNRDTLPSNMYQKNGLHHGKYAAKKSRRTDVEDLTPNPRKLLQIGNELRKLNKVISDLTPVSELPLTARPRSRKEKNKLASRACRLKKKAQYEANKVKLWGLNTEYDNLLFVINSIKQEIVHRVQEPKDDRGVNMEQKLNVLIKDTLGLPVAGQTSEFVNQVLEKTAEGDPTGGLVGLRIPTSKV, translated from the exons ATGCCTCAG GACAGGGAAATGGACTATCAACAAAGCTCCAGAGACAACTTACTTTCAATGGAGGACTGCAAAGACCTTGAGAACTTGGAGTCTTTTACGGACATTCTGGACAAAGAAGTTGCTCTCACATCAAAGTGGGAGCAGTGGGACACCTACTGTGAAGACCTCACTAAGTACACTAAATTAACCAGCTGTGACATCTGGGGAACAAAAGAGGTGGATTACCTGGGCCTGGATGACTTCTCAAGCCCATACCAAGATGAAGAGGTGATAAGCAAAACACCCACACTGGCTCAGCTTAACAGTGAGGACTCCCAGCCTGTTTCTGATTCACTCTATTACCCTGATTTGCTCTTCAGTGTGAAACAAAGCCCTTTAAATACTTTGTTACCTGGCAAAAAAATTGcaaccagagcagcagccccagtcTGTTCCTCCAAGAACGTTCAGGCTGAGGCACCTTTGTCGGACTGTGTTCAGAAGGCAGGCAAGCCTGCAACTCAGCCTGCTTCCAGTACACAAATTGTGGTGAAGACCAACGTGTACAGTAATGAAAAGGTGAACATTCATGTTGAATGTAAAGACTATgttaaaaaggcaaaagtaaAGATCAATCCTTTACCACAGAGCAGACCAGTGCTGAGCCAGACACATGCTGatgcagcaaaggaaaacaccTGCTATTGTGGTGCTGTAGCAaagagacaagaaagaaaaggaatggagTCCCCACATAATCACAGTACGCCTCctgttttgccttttaaagACACTCAAGAACTGCTCCTTGGTCCACCCCAGGAAACCTCAGGGCTCATTGTGGGGGAGAGCAGTCTTTCTGCCAGCACATCTGTGTCAGATTCTTcacagaagaaggaagagcaCAACTATTCTTTGTTTGTAACAGACAGTTTGGGTGAACAGTCAGCCAAAGGAGACCCTGAGGAAGATGAGGATGATGAGGATGACATTGAAGACGAGGACCACGATGAAGGATTTGGCAGTGAGCATGAGCTGTCTGAAAATGATGATGAAGAAGATTACGAGGATGATAAAGATGATGACATCAGCGATACTTTCTCAGAACCAG CAGTAACACTTAGTGGGTCTTCAAAGGATACTGAATTCCTCTCTTCTGCATGTAGAAATGGAGCCTtaacaacagaaataagaacTAACCTTCATCTAGAAG GGTATGAAAATGATTCTGTGGaggatttaaaagaaattactgcAATATCCTCTCGGAAAAGAGGGAAGCGAAGATACTTCTGGGAGTACAGTGAGCAACTAACACCATCACAACAAGAAAGAATGCTGAGACCATCCGAGTGGAATCGAGATACGTTACCAAGTAACATGTACCAAAAGAATGGTCTTCATCATG GAAAATATGCAGCAAAGAAGTCACGGAGGACTGATGTAGAAGACCTGACTCCCAACCCCAGAAAACTTTTACAGATTGGTAATGAGCTGAGGAAGCTGAATAAGGTGATCAGTGACCTGACGCCAGTCAGTGAACTTCCCTTAACTGCCAGACCGAggtcaagaaaagaaaagaacaagctGGCTTCCAG GGCTTGTAGACTAAAAAAGAAAGCCCAGTATGAAGCCAATAAAGTAAAACTCTGGGGTCTCAACACGGAATATG ataaTTTACTGTTTGTGATCAACTCCATTAAACAAGAAATAGTGCATCGGGTGCAGGAACCTAAAGATGATAGAGGAGTCAACATGGAACAAAAGTTGAACGTACTTATTAAAGACACTCTGG GACTACCTGTAGCTGGACAGACATCAGAATTTGTGAATCAAGTTTTAGAGAAGACTGCAGAAGGAGACCCCACCGGTGGCCTTGTAGGGCTACGAATACCAACGTCAAAAGTTTAA
- the CREBRF gene encoding CREB3 regulatory factor isoform X1, protein MPQPSVSGMDPPFGDAFRSHVFSEQTLMSTDLLASSSDPDFMYELDREMDYQQSSRDNLLSMEDCKDLENLESFTDILDKEVALTSKWEQWDTYCEDLTKYTKLTSCDIWGTKEVDYLGLDDFSSPYQDEEVISKTPTLAQLNSEDSQPVSDSLYYPDLLFSVKQSPLNTLLPGKKIATRAAAPVCSSKNVQAEAPLSDCVQKAGKPATQPASSTQIVVKTNVYSNEKVNIHVECKDYVKKAKVKINPLPQSRPVLSQTHADAAKENTCYCGAVAKRQERKGMESPHNHSTPPVLPFKDTQELLLGPPQETSGLIVGESSLSASTSVSDSSQKKEEHNYSLFVTDSLGEQSAKGDPEEDEDDEDDIEDEDHDEGFGSEHELSENDDEEDYEDDKDDDISDTFSEPAVTLSGSSKDTEFLSSACRNGALTTEIRTNLHLEGYENDSVEDLKEITAISSRKRGKRRYFWEYSEQLTPSQQERMLRPSEWNRDTLPSNMYQKNGLHHGKYAAKKSRRTDVEDLTPNPRKLLQIGNELRKLNKVISDLTPVSELPLTARPRSRKEKNKLASRACRLKKKAQYEANKVKLWGLNTEYDNLLFVINSIKQEIVHRVQEPKDDRGVNMEQKLNVLIKDTLGLPVAGQTSEFVNQVLEKTAEGDPTGGLVGLRIPTSKV, encoded by the exons ATGCCTCAG CCCAGTGTGAGTGGAATGGACCCTCCTTTTGGGGATGCCTTTCGGAGCCATGTGTTTTCAGAGCAGACTCTGATGAGCACGGATCTCTTGGCAAGCAGTTCAGATCCAGACTTCATGTATGAACTG GACAGGGAAATGGACTATCAACAAAGCTCCAGAGACAACTTACTTTCAATGGAGGACTGCAAAGACCTTGAGAACTTGGAGTCTTTTACGGACATTCTGGACAAAGAAGTTGCTCTCACATCAAAGTGGGAGCAGTGGGACACCTACTGTGAAGACCTCACTAAGTACACTAAATTAACCAGCTGTGACATCTGGGGAACAAAAGAGGTGGATTACCTGGGCCTGGATGACTTCTCAAGCCCATACCAAGATGAAGAGGTGATAAGCAAAACACCCACACTGGCTCAGCTTAACAGTGAGGACTCCCAGCCTGTTTCTGATTCACTCTATTACCCTGATTTGCTCTTCAGTGTGAAACAAAGCCCTTTAAATACTTTGTTACCTGGCAAAAAAATTGcaaccagagcagcagccccagtcTGTTCCTCCAAGAACGTTCAGGCTGAGGCACCTTTGTCGGACTGTGTTCAGAAGGCAGGCAAGCCTGCAACTCAGCCTGCTTCCAGTACACAAATTGTGGTGAAGACCAACGTGTACAGTAATGAAAAGGTGAACATTCATGTTGAATGTAAAGACTATgttaaaaaggcaaaagtaaAGATCAATCCTTTACCACAGAGCAGACCAGTGCTGAGCCAGACACATGCTGatgcagcaaaggaaaacaccTGCTATTGTGGTGCTGTAGCAaagagacaagaaagaaaaggaatggagTCCCCACATAATCACAGTACGCCTCctgttttgccttttaaagACACTCAAGAACTGCTCCTTGGTCCACCCCAGGAAACCTCAGGGCTCATTGTGGGGGAGAGCAGTCTTTCTGCCAGCACATCTGTGTCAGATTCTTcacagaagaaggaagagcaCAACTATTCTTTGTTTGTAACAGACAGTTTGGGTGAACAGTCAGCCAAAGGAGACCCTGAGGAAGATGAGGATGATGAGGATGACATTGAAGACGAGGACCACGATGAAGGATTTGGCAGTGAGCATGAGCTGTCTGAAAATGATGATGAAGAAGATTACGAGGATGATAAAGATGATGACATCAGCGATACTTTCTCAGAACCAG CAGTAACACTTAGTGGGTCTTCAAAGGATACTGAATTCCTCTCTTCTGCATGTAGAAATGGAGCCTtaacaacagaaataagaacTAACCTTCATCTAGAAG GGTATGAAAATGATTCTGTGGaggatttaaaagaaattactgcAATATCCTCTCGGAAAAGAGGGAAGCGAAGATACTTCTGGGAGTACAGTGAGCAACTAACACCATCACAACAAGAAAGAATGCTGAGACCATCCGAGTGGAATCGAGATACGTTACCAAGTAACATGTACCAAAAGAATGGTCTTCATCATG GAAAATATGCAGCAAAGAAGTCACGGAGGACTGATGTAGAAGACCTGACTCCCAACCCCAGAAAACTTTTACAGATTGGTAATGAGCTGAGGAAGCTGAATAAGGTGATCAGTGACCTGACGCCAGTCAGTGAACTTCCCTTAACTGCCAGACCGAggtcaagaaaagaaaagaacaagctGGCTTCCAG GGCTTGTAGACTAAAAAAGAAAGCCCAGTATGAAGCCAATAAAGTAAAACTCTGGGGTCTCAACACGGAATATG ataaTTTACTGTTTGTGATCAACTCCATTAAACAAGAAATAGTGCATCGGGTGCAGGAACCTAAAGATGATAGAGGAGTCAACATGGAACAAAAGTTGAACGTACTTATTAAAGACACTCTGG GACTACCTGTAGCTGGACAGACATCAGAATTTGTGAATCAAGTTTTAGAGAAGACTGCAGAAGGAGACCCCACCGGTGGCCTTGTAGGGCTACGAATACCAACGTCAAAAGTTTAA
- the CREBRF gene encoding CREB3 regulatory factor isoform X2 yields MPQPSVSGMDPPFGDAFRSHVFSEQTLMSTDLLASSSDPDFMYELDREMDYQQSSRDNLLSMEDCKDLENLESFTDILDKEVALTSKWEQWDTYCEDLTKYTKLTSCDIWGTKEVDYLGLDDFSSPYQDEEVISKTPTLAQLNSEDSQPVSDSLYYPDLLFSVKQSPLNTLLPGKKIATRAAAPVCSSKNVQAEAPLSDCVQKAGKPATQPASSTQIVVKTNVYSNEKVNIHVECKDYVKKAKVKINPLPQSRPVLSQTHADAAKENTCYCGAVAKRQERKGMESPHNHSTPPVLPFKDTQELLLGPPQETSGLIVGESSLSASTSVSDSSQKKEEHNYSLFVTDSLGEQSAKGDPEEDEDDEDDIEDEDHDEGFGSEHELSENDDEEDYEDDKDDDISDTFSEPGYENDSVEDLKEITAISSRKRGKRRYFWEYSEQLTPSQQERMLRPSEWNRDTLPSNMYQKNGLHHGKYAAKKSRRTDVEDLTPNPRKLLQIGNELRKLNKVISDLTPVSELPLTARPRSRKEKNKLASRACRLKKKAQYEANKVKLWGLNTEYDNLLFVINSIKQEIVHRVQEPKDDRGVNMEQKLNVLIKDTLGLPVAGQTSEFVNQVLEKTAEGDPTGGLVGLRIPTSKV; encoded by the exons ATGCCTCAG CCCAGTGTGAGTGGAATGGACCCTCCTTTTGGGGATGCCTTTCGGAGCCATGTGTTTTCAGAGCAGACTCTGATGAGCACGGATCTCTTGGCAAGCAGTTCAGATCCAGACTTCATGTATGAACTG GACAGGGAAATGGACTATCAACAAAGCTCCAGAGACAACTTACTTTCAATGGAGGACTGCAAAGACCTTGAGAACTTGGAGTCTTTTACGGACATTCTGGACAAAGAAGTTGCTCTCACATCAAAGTGGGAGCAGTGGGACACCTACTGTGAAGACCTCACTAAGTACACTAAATTAACCAGCTGTGACATCTGGGGAACAAAAGAGGTGGATTACCTGGGCCTGGATGACTTCTCAAGCCCATACCAAGATGAAGAGGTGATAAGCAAAACACCCACACTGGCTCAGCTTAACAGTGAGGACTCCCAGCCTGTTTCTGATTCACTCTATTACCCTGATTTGCTCTTCAGTGTGAAACAAAGCCCTTTAAATACTTTGTTACCTGGCAAAAAAATTGcaaccagagcagcagccccagtcTGTTCCTCCAAGAACGTTCAGGCTGAGGCACCTTTGTCGGACTGTGTTCAGAAGGCAGGCAAGCCTGCAACTCAGCCTGCTTCCAGTACACAAATTGTGGTGAAGACCAACGTGTACAGTAATGAAAAGGTGAACATTCATGTTGAATGTAAAGACTATgttaaaaaggcaaaagtaaAGATCAATCCTTTACCACAGAGCAGACCAGTGCTGAGCCAGACACATGCTGatgcagcaaaggaaaacaccTGCTATTGTGGTGCTGTAGCAaagagacaagaaagaaaaggaatggagTCCCCACATAATCACAGTACGCCTCctgttttgccttttaaagACACTCAAGAACTGCTCCTTGGTCCACCCCAGGAAACCTCAGGGCTCATTGTGGGGGAGAGCAGTCTTTCTGCCAGCACATCTGTGTCAGATTCTTcacagaagaaggaagagcaCAACTATTCTTTGTTTGTAACAGACAGTTTGGGTGAACAGTCAGCCAAAGGAGACCCTGAGGAAGATGAGGATGATGAGGATGACATTGAAGACGAGGACCACGATGAAGGATTTGGCAGTGAGCATGAGCTGTCTGAAAATGATGATGAAGAAGATTACGAGGATGATAAAGATGATGACATCAGCGATACTTTCTCAGAACCAG GGTATGAAAATGATTCTGTGGaggatttaaaagaaattactgcAATATCCTCTCGGAAAAGAGGGAAGCGAAGATACTTCTGGGAGTACAGTGAGCAACTAACACCATCACAACAAGAAAGAATGCTGAGACCATCCGAGTGGAATCGAGATACGTTACCAAGTAACATGTACCAAAAGAATGGTCTTCATCATG GAAAATATGCAGCAAAGAAGTCACGGAGGACTGATGTAGAAGACCTGACTCCCAACCCCAGAAAACTTTTACAGATTGGTAATGAGCTGAGGAAGCTGAATAAGGTGATCAGTGACCTGACGCCAGTCAGTGAACTTCCCTTAACTGCCAGACCGAggtcaagaaaagaaaagaacaagctGGCTTCCAG GGCTTGTAGACTAAAAAAGAAAGCCCAGTATGAAGCCAATAAAGTAAAACTCTGGGGTCTCAACACGGAATATG ataaTTTACTGTTTGTGATCAACTCCATTAAACAAGAAATAGTGCATCGGGTGCAGGAACCTAAAGATGATAGAGGAGTCAACATGGAACAAAAGTTGAACGTACTTATTAAAGACACTCTGG GACTACCTGTAGCTGGACAGACATCAGAATTTGTGAATCAAGTTTTAGAGAAGACTGCAGAAGGAGACCCCACCGGTGGCCTTGTAGGGCTACGAATACCAACGTCAAAAGTTTAA